The genomic region ACCGGACCGACAGGCCGATGCGCTCGCCCTTCTTCGCGTCCTGCTCGATCTTGAGCACCTGCACCTGGATGGCGTCGCCGGCCTTGAGGAGGTCCTGCGGCTTGGAGACCCGGTCCCAGGAGAGCTCGGAGACGTGCACCAGCCCCTCGATGCCGCCCAGGTCCACGAAGGCGCCGTAGTCCTGGACGCTCGTGACGGTGCCGTCGAACACGGCCCCCTCGGCGAGCTTCTCGCGGGTGGCGCGGGCCTTCTCGGCCCGCTCCTGCTCGAGCAGGGCCCGGCGCGACAGCACCGCGTCGCGGTCGTCGGCGCGCTGCACCTTGAACGCGAGCTTCTGGCCCACGAACGCGGCCGGGTCGGCCACGAAGTGCAGGTCGATCTGCGACATCGGGCAGAAGGCCCGCTGCCCCATCACCTCCACCTCGAGCCCGCCCTTGTTGGCCGCCTTCACGAGCCCCTCGACCGGCAGCCCGGTGCGGGCGGCCTCGACGAGCGCCTCGCGGTCGTGGCCCTTGTGCTGGCCGCGCCCCTTCGAGACGACCACGCCGCGCTCGCCGCCCTTCACCACCACGCCGTCCACGATGTCGCCGACCTGCGCGGTCACGACGCCGTTCTCGTCCTGGAGCTCGACCACGTCGATCATGCCCTCGGCGGTGCCGGAGCCGAGCTCGAGGAAGGCGACGTCGTGGCCGAGCTGGAGGATCTTGCCGGCCACCTTCTCGCCGATCTGGAAGCGGCGGCGGGGGGCCTTCTCGGCCTCGGCGAACATGTCGGCGAAGGAGCCCTCGTCGGGCGCCGGGGCCTCGGGCAGCGGCAGCGGGGCGACGTCGAGCAGCGCGGGCTCGGCCCGGCCGCCGCCTTCGGAGCGGCGCTCCTCGCGGGGGCGGTCGCCGCGGCCGCGCCCTTCGCCCTCGCGGCGCGGGCCGCGCGGTCCGGGGCCGCCGGGTCGGGGGCCGCGCTCCTGGCGCGGGCGGTCCTTGCCGCTCGCGGCCGGCGCGGGCGCCTCGGGGGCGGCCCCCTCGGCAGGGGGGGCGGCGGCGCCGCTCGACTTCTCCTCGGCGAGCCGCTTCCAGAGCGGCCGGTCGTCCCGCTTCGCCTCGCCCGCGCGGGCGGACTGGCCGGCGATCACCTCCGGCGGGAGGGGGCCGACCTGGCCCTTGCGGATGACGATGGGGGGTGGGCGTTCGCCGGCGCGCGTCTTCTTCTCGTCGCTCATTGCGGCGTGGCTTATAGCAGAGCCGCCGCGGGAGGTCACAGCGCGTCGCAGGGGCCCGCGGGCTCCCCGGGCGGCGCGGGTTCGAGGGCGGCGGCCGCGGCGCGGCGCCCGCCCGGCCGGACGCCTTGGAAGCACGCCGGGAAGTGGTGTACTAGGCGTCCATGCCCCAGGCGCGCGTCGCCATCTTCCTGTCCCACGACGACCCGGTCGCCCTGCGGCTCGCCGGCTCCTGCGCCGCGACGGCCGCGGCCCGCGGCGATCGCGTGGACGTCTTCGCCTTCGGTCCCGCCCTCCCCGCGCTGGTGGAGGCGGCGGCCCACGGCGAGCGGGAGGGGGGCGCGGCGCTCCTCGTCGAGACCCGCGCCTCCGCCGAGGGGTGCCGGCTGCTCGCGTGCAGCGCGAGCCTGGTGGAGCAGAAGGTCTCGCCCGACGCCGCCGAGACCACCTTCGACGCGGTGGTGGGATGGCCCACGGTGATGGAGTGGAGCCGCGGCGTCGTCGATCGCTTCTTCTTCTGACCCCGAGGGCACTCCCCCGATGGCGCGTCGCGTCGCCCGCGCCGTCTCTGGTCTAAAGGAACAGACGCCGACGTCCGGGCGTTGCTAGTTCGCACCGCAACACAGGTGGTCCATGGTCCGTCTCTCGATCGATCCTCCCTCGTCGTTCCGCACCAGCATGGCCCCGAAGTCCGGGGGCGGCTGGGGCCGCTTCCTCATCTTCCTCCTCGTCGTCGCCGGCGTGGGCGGGGGCGGGTACTTCGCCGGCCGCCGCCACGGGCCGGCCGACGCCGCGCCGCCCCCGCACAAGGGGCTCCTGGCGCGGCTCAAGACCGCCGTCGTCGGCGAGGCGCCGGCGCCGGCCGCGCCGGCCACCGCCCCGGCCCCGACTCCCGGCGCGACGCAGGCCGCGGCCGCGGAGCCCGCGCCCGAGAAGCTCCCCGCGCCGCCCTCCCTCCCGGGCGCGGCGGGCGCCCCGGCGCTCGCCGGCGTCCGGCCGCAGCTCGCGCAGCAGCAGGCCGCCGCGCAGCAGCCCCAGGCGCCGCGCCGCATCGAGGCGACGCTGCAGGGCTCGCTCGAGGAGAGCATCGGGCGCGCGCTCCCGGAGAGCGACAAGGCCATCACGAGCGAGCTGACGCAGGTGGTGAACCGCCTGCTCGTCTGGTACCTGCAGGTGGCCCGCGACGGCCGCCGCGGCGACAAGATCGAGGTCGTCTACCGGATGCCGGACCCGAACGCGCCGGTGCCGCTCGGGCAGCTCCCCTCGCGCGAGCCGATCGTGGACGCGCTCCGCTACAGCGCCCAGAAGCTCGGCAAGGTGATCGCCGCGTACCGCTACAAGCCCGACGGCTCCGCCTTCGCCCGCTACTACCAGGCCGACGGCCAGGAGGTGGAGGAGCGGCTCGTGGACAGCCCCATCGCGACCTACGAGCAGGTCACCTCGCTCCTGCGCGACGGCCGCCGCCACAAGGGCGTGGACTTCAAGACGCCGGTCGGCACGCCCGTGGTGGCCCCCTTCGACGGCACCATCGAGCGGCGCAACTGGCACTTCTCGGCCAACGGCAACTGCCTCGAGCTCGTGGACGCCCGGAGCGGGCGGCACGCCATCTTCCTCCACCTCGAGCAGGTGCCGAAGGAGATGGGGCAGGGGCGCAAGGTGAAGAAGGGGGAGCAGATCGCGCTCTCCGGCAACACCGGCCACTCCACCGCGCCGCACCTGCACTACCAGCTCGAGGCCGGCGACGGCCGCGTGCTCGACCCGTTCGCCATCCACGCCACGAAGCGGCTCGCCCTCGAGGGCGCCGCCAAGGACGGTTTCGAGAAGGAGAAGGCGCGGCTCGAGCCGGTGCTCTCCGGGGCCCAGGCGAGCGCGAAGTAGGGCGGGCGAGAGAGCCTCGAAGCACCGGCGGCGCGGCCCTTCGGCGGGGCCGCGCCGCTCTTGTTTCCTGGTGGTATCCCGTCTCCCGCGACAGCGGGGGAGGGAAGAAGGCTCCCCGGGTGCCCTGGGCAGGCCCCCGCGGCCCGAAAAGAGCGCGGCGCGGCCCCTCGCGAGGCCGCGCCGCAGCGCTTCAGGGAGTCGCGCCGGGAGCTACCCGGCGGCCGGCTTGCGGCCGCCCTCGAGCGCCCACTTCTCGAGCATCTCGGTGGTGACCGACTTCGGCCGCTCGATGGCGTAGCCGAGGCCGCGGTCCCAGGTGATGTTGGCGAGCACGCCGAGCGCGCGGCCCACGCCGAAGAGCACGGTGTAGAAGTCGTACTCGGTGAGGCCGTAGTAGTACTGGATGACGCCCGACTGCGCGTCCACGTTCGGCCACGGGTTCTTGGTCTTGCCGTGCGCCGTGAGGACCTTCGGGGCCACCCGGTAGATCGCGTTCACGAGCTTGAACATCGGGTAGTCCGGCAGGTACTTCTGGCAGAACTCCATCTGCGAGGTGTAGCGCGGGTCGGTCTTGCGGAGCACCGCGTGGCCGTAGCCCGGGACCACCTGGCCGGAGTTGAGCGTGTCCCAGAGGAACTTCTCGAGCTCCTCGTCGGAGGGCAGCTTGCCGCCCATCTTCTTCATCACGCCCTGCACCCAGGACAGCACCTCCTGGTTGGCGAGGCCGTGGAGCGGGCCGGCGAGGCCGTTCAGGCCGGCGGAGAAGCTGTAGTAGGCGTCCGAGAGGGCCGAGGCCACGAGGTGCGTGGTGTGGGCCGACACGTTGCCCGACTCGTGGTCCGAGTGGAGGATGAAGTACATGCGCGCGACGTCGTCGTACGGCCGCGCGATGCCCATCATGTGGGCGAAGTTGCCGCCCATGTCGAGCTCGGGGTTCGGGGCGATCTGGATGTCGCCCTTGTACTTCATCCGGTAGATGTAGGCCGCGATCACCGGGAGCCGGGCGACGAGGTCGGTCGAGTCCTCGTACATCGGATCCCAGTAGTCGTTCTTCTTCATGCCCTCGGCGTACCGGTGCGCGAACTTCGACTCGCGCTGCATCGCCAGCACGGCGGTGGAGAGCATCGTCATCGGGTGCGTGTCGCGCGGCATGGCGCGGAGCACGTCGAAGACGTACTGCGGGACCTGGGAGCGGGCCCGGAAGTCCTGCACCACCTCGAGCGTCTGCGCGAGGGTCGGGACCTCACCGGTGAGCAGGAAGTACCAGAAGCCCTCGACGAACGGGTAGTCCGAGCCCGGTACCTTGGGCAGGGCGGCGAAGGTCTCCGGGATGGTCTTGCCGCGGAACCGGATGCCCTCCTGCGGGTCGAGGTAGGAGATGTCGGTCACCAGGCAGCGGACGTCTCGCGCCCCGCCGATCGCCTGCCCGATGTTCACCGTGTCGATCTGGACGTTGCCGAACTCCTTGTTCAGCTTGGTGATTCTCGGGCGGAACGCCTCGATCTTCTCCTGAAGCTTCAGCTTGAGACTGGTCTTCTTCGGCTCGTTCATGTGGAAACTCCGAAGGGAGTGGCTCCCCAGGCCGGTGGATGACGCGGGAGGGTCTGTTTTGAGGCGCGGTGATGCTACCTACGCTCATGGTGTAAAGCAACCGCTCGGGCTCGCGTAAATGGTCGAGTTCACGGGTCTAATACGCCATGTGGCCGGACTTCCCGGCGATACCGAGGGACTGCCCCAAAGGGGGCTACTTCGGTTTTCACACTTACTCGTTAGCGGCCGCACCGTGACAGTTGGTGCGAGTGTGCGGCGTACTCCCCAGGAGGGGCGCATAGCTTGCGGGGCGGAGGCACGGCGCCCGGCCGGACGCCGGCTCAGGCGCCGGTCGCGGGGGCGAGACGCGGCCTTTCCCTCCGGCGCAGCGGGGAGGGTGATGGAGGGAGCGCGGGCGGTCGCGGGGCCTGGCCGCGCCGCGGCTACCGCCGGCCGAGTCCCGCCGCGAGCGCGGCGGCGATCTGGGCGGAGGGGTTCGCCGGCCGGGCGGGCGCGGCCTGGGAGGCGGCAGGAACTGCAGGGGCCTCGGGCGCGGCGAGGACGGGAGGAGCGGCCACCGGCTCGAGCGAGGGGGCGGCAGAAACTGCCTCCTCCTTCTTCTTCCCGGCGCCGGCGCCCGCGCCGGAGCGGCAGCCCCGGCACCAGGGCTGGTTCCGGATCGCGCCGTCGGCCATCTTGCGCAGCCCGAACTGCGACAGCGGCCGCATCTTGTGACATTTCAGGCACATGAGGGTGATGAAGACCTCGTTGCCGTCGGCGTCGTACACCGAGGACCGGCGACGCTTCGGCTTCTCCTCGCCCTGCGCGCGCGGCTTCTTCTCCGGCTTCTCCGGCTCCCGCGCGATCGCGGTCGCGACCATCACCTTGACTGCCATCTCGAACGACCTCCTGCTCGGGCCGGCCGGCCCGCCCGCGCCACCTGTCCGCGGGGCGCGGGCCCGATACGTTCATACCAGGGGTCCCTGACAGGCGGTAATGCTGGATCGCGCGCCGGGCCGCTGACACACTCCCGTGCCCATGGGTCCCGTCCTCCTCGCGCTGGTGGTCCTCCTCGCCGCGGCGCGGGTGGGCGGCAGCGCCGCCGAGCGCTTCCGGCAGCCGGCGGTGCTGGGGGAGCTCGCCGCCGGGATCCTGCTCGGCGCCCTGCCGCTGGCCGGCCTCCACGGCCTCGAGTACGCCGCCAGGGACGAGGTGGTCGGGGCCATCGCCGAGCTCGGGGTCATCTTCCTGCTCTTCGAGGTCGGGCTCTCCACCCGGCTCGCCGACCTCCTGAAGGTGGGCCCGTCGGCGCTGCTGGTCGCGGTCGTCGGGATGGCGGTGCCGATGGCGCTCGGCTACGGGGCGGGCCAGCTCCTCCTGCCGGGCCGCCACCCCTTCGTCTCGCTCTTCCTCGGCGCGACGCTCTGCGCCACCAGCGTCGGCATCACCGCCCGCGTCCTCAAGGACATGGGGCGGGTCGGCTCGGTGGAGGGGCAGATCATCCTCGGCGCGGCGGTGATCGACGACGTGCTCGGGCTGCTCGTCCTGGCGGTGATGGTGGGGCTCGTGGAGGGGCAGGGGGCGCCGCTGCCGACCCTCGGCCTCGTCGGCGGGAAGGCCGTCGCCTTCCTCGCCCTGGCGCTGGTCGTCGGCCGCTGGGCGGCCCCCCGGCTGTTCCGCGGCGCCTCCCGGATGCACGGCAAGGGGGTGCTCTTCACCGCCGCCCTCGTCGCCTGCCTCGGGCTCTCCTGGCTCGCCGAGGTGGCCGGGCTCGCGCCCATCGTCGGCGCCTTCGCCGCGGGCCTCGTGCTCGAGGGCGTCCCCTGGGACGAGCTCCTGCCCGAGGGCGACCGGATCGAGGATCTCTTCCTGCCGCTCTCCACCGCCACGGTGCCGCTCTTCTTCGTGCGGATGGGGCTGCAGGTGGACCTGCGCGCCCTGGCCGGCGGGCCGGTGCTCCTCGCGCTGGCGCTCATCCTCGCGGCCTTCCTGGGGAAACAGGCCTGCGGGCTCGCCGTGCTGCAGCGCGGGGTGGACCGGCTCGCCGTCGGCATCGGGATGGTGCCCCGGGGCGAGGTGGGGCTCATCTTCGCCGGCATCGGCATGAGCCTGAAGCTCGGCGGCGCGCCGCTCCTCGGTCCCGGCGAGCTGGCCGCGGTGGTGGCGATGGTGCTCGTGACGACGATGGTCACGCCGCCCCTGCTCCGGTGGCGGCTGGCGCGGCCGGGCTAGGGGGCTACAGGAACTGCGGGGGCCTCACCGCCCCACGATCTGCCGGAGCACGTAGGGCAGGATCCCGCCGTGCCGGTAGTACTCCACCTCGATCGGCGTATCGATGCGGAGCGTCAGCGGCACCCGGTCGGTCCGCCCGTCCTTGCGGTGGATCGCGAGCGTCACCCGCTGCCGCGGCGCGAGCGCGCCCTCGGCGCCCTCGAGGTCGAAGGTCTCGCTGCCGTCGATGGCGAGGCTCTGGGCGGTGACGTCGTCGGGGAGCTGGCAGGGCAGCACCCCCATCCCGACCAGGTTCGACCGGTGGATCCGCTCGAACGAGCGCGCCACCACGGCCCGGATGCCGAGGAGCCGGGTGCCCTTGGCGGCCCAGTCGCGGGAGCTGCCGGTCCCGTACTCCTGGCCGGCGAAGACGACGAGGGGCACCCCCTCCTGCTCGTAGGCGAGCGCCGCCTCGTGGATCGACATCCGCCGCCCGGAGGGCTGGTGGACGGTGACGCCCCCCTCCACCCCCGGCACGAGCAGGTTCTTGATCCGCACGTTGGCGAAGGTGCCGCGCACCATCACCTCGTGGTTGCCGCGCCGCGACCCGTAGCTGTTGAAGTCGGGCACCTGCACCCCGTTCTCCTGCAGCCAGCCGCCGGCCGGGGAGCTCGGCTTGATGCTGCCGGCCGGGCTGATGTGATCGGTGGTGACCGAGTCGCCGAAGACCGCCAGCGCCCGGGCGCCGCGCACCGGGGCGATGGGGGCCGGCTGGGCGGGGAAGGGCAGGAAGTAAGGGGGCTCGCGGATGTAGGTGCTCTGCGCGTCCCAGGCGTACACCTCGCCGGCGGGCGCCGGCATCTCGAGCCAGGCCCGGTTCTGCCCGGCCACGTCGGCGTAGTTCTGGCGATAGGCGGCCGGGTCGCTGCCGGTCCCGAGGAGCGCGTCCACCTCGGCCACCGTGGGCCAGAGGTCGCGCAGGAAGACGGGCTGGCCGTCCTTGGCGAGGCCGATGGGCTCCTTCTCGACGTCCAGGTCGACCCGGCCCGCCAGCGCGAAGGCGACCACGAGCGGCGGGCTCATGAGGAAGTTGGCCTTCACGGCCTGGTGGATGCGCGCCTCGAAGTTCCGGTTGCCGGAGAGCACCGCGGCGCAGACGAGGTCGTTGCGGGTCACCACGTCCTCGATCCGCGGGTCGAGCGGCCCGGAGTTGCCGATGCAGGTGGTGCAGCCGTAGCCGACCACGTTGAAGCCGAGCGCGTCGAGGTAGGGCTGGAGGCCGGTCTTCGCGAGGTAGTCCGAGACCACTCGCGAGCCGGGGGCGAGCGACGTCTTCACGGTGGGGCTCACCGTGAGCCCCCGCTCCACCGCCTTCTTCGCCAGGAGGCCGGCGGCGAGCATCACCCCGGGGTTGGAGGTGTTGGTGCAGCTCGTGATGGCGGCGATGACCACGTCGCCGTGGCCGAGCCGGATCTCGTCGTCGGTGGCGGTGCGCCCGAGCGACGACTCCGGCCGGTCCGGGGTGGGCCGGTTGTTCATCATCTCGAGCTCGGTGAGCGGGTTGGTGTTCTGCACCACCTGCAGCACCGGCGCGGTGCGCGGCTCCTGGGAGCCGCCGCCCGGCCTCGCCGCGCCGTCCGCGCCCTTCGCCACCCCGAACTTCCGGCCCAGCTCCTCGGGCTTGCGCCCGAAGCCGCCGCCCTCCGCCGGCGCGGCGAGCAGCGAGCGGAACCGCTCCTTGAGCCCGCCGAGCGCGATCCGATCCTGCGGCCGCTTCGGCCCGGCGACGGAGGGGACGACCGACCCGAGGTCGAGCTCGACCACGGTCGAGTAGTCCACCTCGCCGCGGCGCGGGATGCCGAACATGCCCTGGGCGGTGAAGTACCCGCGGATCGCCTCCACCTGCTCGGCGCTCCGGCCGGTCGCGGCGTAGTAGCGCAGGGTCTGCTCGTCCACCGGGAAGAAGCCGAGCGTGGCGCCGTACTCGGGCGCCATGTTGGCGATGGTGGCGCGGGTGACCGCCGGGAGCGTGCGGGCTCCCTCGCCGTGGTACTCGACGAACTTCCCGACCACCTTGGTCTTGCGGAGCAGCTCGGTCAGGGCCAGCACGAGGTCGGTGGCGGTGACCCCCTCGCGCAGCGCGCCGGTGAGGTGGACGCCGACCACGTCCGGGGTGAGCAGGTAGTTGGGCTGGCCGAGCATCGCCGCCTCGGCCTCGATGCCGCCGACGCCCCAGCCGACCACCCCGATGCCGTTCACCATGGTGGTGTGGGAGTCGGTCCCGACCAGCGTGTCGGGGTACCAGACCCCGTCCTTCTCGAGGACGCCCTTCGCCAGGTACTCGAGGTTCACCTGGTGGCAGATGCCGAAGCCGGGCGGGACGATGCGGAAGGTCTCGAACGCCTGCGTCCCCCACTTGAGGAACTCGTAGCGGGAGCGGTTGCGCTGGAACTCCATCGCCTCGTTGCGCGCGAGCGCGTCGGGCACGCCGGCCACGTCCACCTGGACGGAGTGGTCCACCACGAGATCCACCGGCACCTGCGGCTCGACGGCGCCGGGATCGCGCCCGAGCCGCGCCACCGCCGAGCGCATGGCGGCGAGGTCCACGAGGAGCGGCACGCCGGTGAAGTCCTGCAGGAGCACGCGGGCGACCACGAAGGGCACCTCGGCCGTCCGCTCGGCGGCCGGTCTCCAGCCCGCCAGCGCCCGCACGTCCTCCTCGCGCACCCGCTGGCCGTCGCAGTTGCGCAGGAGCGACTCGAGCACGACGCGCAGGCTCACCGGGAGGCGCGAGATCGGGCCCGCCCCCTGCGCCTCCAGCGCCGGCAGCGAGTAGAGCCGGCCCTTCCGCCCCCCGCCGAGCTCGAACTCCCGCTTCACCCCAAGTCGATCCGTCGCCGCGCTCATCGTGTGACCCCCTGTTCGCCTGGTGCATGAATGACGCCGAAGCGGCCCGGGCGCAACCGGAGAAAGGGCCCCCGCCCGCCGCGAGGGCCCGGCGCGACCGGCGCGACCGGCTCAACCGGCGAGCAGCAGCACCTTCAGCGCCCGCTCGCGGGCGGCGTGGCCGAAGGTCTCGTAGGCCTCATCGATGCGGCCGAGCGGGAAGCGGTGGGTGACGAGCTGGAGCGGCGCGAGCTTCCCCGACAGGACCGTCTTCAGCAGCATCGGCGTCGAGACCGTGTCCACGAGCCGGGTGGTGAGGGTGACGTTGTGCGCCCAGAGTCGCTCGAGCTGCAGCGACACCGGCTTGCCGTGCACGCCCACGTTGGCGAGGTGCCCTCCCGCCGCCACCACCTGCTGGCAGAGGTCGAAGGTGGCCGGCACCCCGACCGCCTCGACCGCCACGTCCACGCCGCGCCCGCCGGTGAGCGCGAGCACCCGCTCGGCGGCCTTGCCGTCGGCGCTCGACACCACCTGGGTGGCGCCGAGCCGGCGCGCCACCTCCAGCCGGTTCGGGTCCACGTCCACCATCACGATCTCGGCCGGCGAGTAGAAGCGCGCCGTGAGCAGCACCGCGAGGCCGATGGGGCCGGCGCCCACGATCGCCACCGTGTCCCCCGGCTTCACGGCGCCGTTCAGCACGCCGCACTCGAAGCCCGTCGGGAGGACGTCGGAGAGCATCACCAGGGCCTCCTCGTCGGCGCCCGGCGGCACGGCGTACAGGCTCGTGTCGGCGTGCGGGATGCGCACGTACTCCGCCTGCGTCCCGTCGATGGTGTGGCCGAGGATCCAGCCGCCGTGGGCGCAGTGCGAGTACATGCCCTTGCGGCAGGCCTCGCAGCGGCCGTCGGCGGTGATGCAGGAGATGAGCACCCGATCGCCCTTCTTGAACGCGCTCACCGCCGGGCCCACCTCCTCGACCACGCCCACCCCCTCGTGGCCGAGGATCCGCCCCTCCGCGACGGTGGCGACGTCGCCCTTGAGGATGTGCAGGTCGGTGCCGCAGATGGTGGTCTTCGCGATCCGCACCACCGCGTCGCCGGGCTCCTTCAACGCCGGCCGGGGCCGCTCCTCCCACGCGCGCTTCCCGGGGCCGTGATACACGAGCGCCTTCATACGCCCTCCTTCCCGCGCGGCTTCCGCGGTGGACGAGCGTACGCCCCCGGCGCCGCGGCGGAGCCTGGCCCTTCGGGCTCTCCCGCGGAGGGGATCGGCCGATCAGGCGACCCAGTAGAAGCGGGTCCAGGCGACGAAGAGCGCCGCCTGGCCCATCGCGAACAGCGTCAGCACCGAGCGGTCGGCCGCCTCGCCCTCGGCGACCTCCGCCAGGGCGACGAAGGCCGGGAAGAGCACCGCCAGGAAGCGGACGCTCGACATGAGCGTGCCCGAGGTGAGGATGGGCACGAGCGAGAGCAGGGTGAACGCGCCCCCGGCGAAGTGGCGCTCGCGGAGGAGCCACAGGCCGAGCGCCAGGAAGAGCCCCAGCGCGGCCTGCTCCACCGGGCCCATGTGCGGGTCGTAGCCCGAGGGGAAGAAGAAGGTGCGCCAGGGCGAGGTGAGGTGGCGGCCCCAGGCCGCCTGGGCGTGGAACAGGGCCAGCGGCTCGCCGGTGACGCGCCAGAGGTTCGCGGCGTGCCCGGCGAGGGCGAGCGGCGGGAGGAGCAGGGCGAGCGCCTGGGGGAAGGTGCGGCGCGGATCCCAGCCGCGCGCCTCGAGGAGGTGGAAGGCGAGCGGGAGCGCGAGGAGCACGCCCGCCGGGCGCGCCAGGCTCGCCGCCGCCGCCGCGAGCCCGGCCAGCCAGAAGCGGTGGCGCGCGCTCGCGAGGAAGGCGGCGGCGCAGCAGAAGAGGAAGAGGGCCTCCGAGTAGGCGCAGGAGAGGAAGAAGCCGGCCGGGAAGGCGAGCAGGTAGAGCACGGTCCGGCGCGCCAGCGCCGGGTCGGCGAAGCGCGCGCGGACGTAGGCGTGCACGAGCGCCAGCCCCGCGACGGCGAGGACGTTCGAGAGCGCGACGGCGACCGCGAAGCGGCCGAGCTCGCCCTGCCAGGCGCGGGGGAGGAGCGCGTGCGCGGCGCGGACGAGGAGCGGGTAGGCGGGGAAGAAGGCGATGTTGCTCTGGGCGTGGGCGATGGGGCCGGTCGCCTTGTAGCCCCAGGCGGCGAGGTCGAGGTACCAGATCGTGTCCCAGCGCCCCCACACGTCGAGCCAGAGCTGGCGGGTGTAGGAGAAGCCGCGGAGCGCCACCGCCGGGCGCGGGTAGGTCCAGCTCTGCCCGAACTGGAGCGCGAACCAGGCCACGCCGAGGAGCGCCGCCCGCGTCCACGCGAACGGGAGCAGCACGTCGCGCAGGAGCCAGCCGGGCGCGGGGCGGGCGGCGGGGCCCGGAGCGGGGCGGCGGCGTGGCCCGGCGAGCGCCGGTCCGGCGGAGGGCATGCGCGGGTTCTACCGCAACGGCGGGGAGGGCGGAACGAGCTGCAGCCGCGGGCGTCCGATGGCCCCGAGGTCCACCCTCCCCACCGCGCGGGGAGGGCCGGGGAGGGGCCGCCGTACGGCGCCGCCGCTCGACCCGGCGCCGCCTCCGTGCTTTAAGGGCGCCGCCGTGTCCTACCTCCTCGGCTTCTGGCTCCTGAGCTTCGTCACCGGCAACCCGCTCCTGGCCGCGCTGCTGGTCATCGTCATCTGGTGGTCGGCGGACCGCGTCACCTTCGGGCTGCTGCCCGACCCGCTCCGTCACCTGGCGCGCTTCCGCCGCCGCGCCGAGCTGCGCCGCGCGCTGGAGGCCAACCCGCACGACCGCCGCGCCCGCTTCGAGCTCGCCGAGCTGCTGCTCGATCAGGGGCGCCCGCGCGCCGCGGTGGAGGTGCTGCGCCCCAACGTGGAGGCCGGCGACGAGGACGTCTACACCGCGTACACGATGGGCGCCGCCATGGCCCGCGCCGGCTTCTTCCCCCAGGCCGAGCAGGTGCTCGGCGCCGCGCGCGAGCTCGAGCCCGGCTTCCGCGACGGCGAGATCGACCTCGAGCTCGGCCGGCTGCGGCTCGCGAGCGGCGACCTCGCCGGCGCGCGGGCGGCGCTGGAGCGGCTCCTCTCGGTGCGGCCCGGCAGCGTCGAGGGTCGCTACTGGCTCGCGCAGGTCGCCGCGGGCGAGGGAGACCCGGCGGGCGCGCGCCGGCTCCGGGCCGAGGCCTGGCGGGAGTACGCGCAGCTCCCCCGCTTCCGGCGTCGCGCCGAGCGCTGGTTCGCGTGGCGCTGCGAGCCGTGGCGGCCGGCCGGGGTGGCGGCGGGGATCGTGCTCCTCCTCCTGGTGGTCGGGTCGGCGGTCTGCGGGGGGTGAGGGCGGGGCATGCGCGCCGGCGCCGCCTCGGCCACAATGGAGGCGCATGCCCTCGCCGCCCCTCACCCCCGCCGACGAGACCGAGCTGACGGCCGCGAAGCGGATCCTCGAGCACCCCGGCCTCGCCATCCGCCTCGCCGACTACCTCGGCCGGCCCGTCGAGGCGCTCGTGAAGGCGCTCCCGGCGGCGAGCCAGCAGCTCATCTCCCGCGGCACCGGCAAGGCGCTCGACGCCTCCCTGGCGCTCGCGCTCCGGACGCTCGACGCGGGCCCGGCCC from Anaeromyxobacter paludicola harbors:
- the acnA gene encoding aconitate hydratase — encoded protein: MSAATDRLGVKREFELGGGRKGRLYSLPALEAQGAGPISRLPVSLRVVLESLLRNCDGQRVREEDVRALAGWRPAAERTAEVPFVVARVLLQDFTGVPLLVDLAAMRSAVARLGRDPGAVEPQVPVDLVVDHSVQVDVAGVPDALARNEAMEFQRNRSRYEFLKWGTQAFETFRIVPPGFGICHQVNLEYLAKGVLEKDGVWYPDTLVGTDSHTTMVNGIGVVGWGVGGIEAEAAMLGQPNYLLTPDVVGVHLTGALREGVTATDLVLALTELLRKTKVVGKFVEYHGEGARTLPAVTRATIANMAPEYGATLGFFPVDEQTLRYYAATGRSAEQVEAIRGYFTAQGMFGIPRRGEVDYSTVVELDLGSVVPSVAGPKRPQDRIALGGLKERFRSLLAAPAEGGGFGRKPEELGRKFGVAKGADGAARPGGGSQEPRTAPVLQVVQNTNPLTELEMMNNRPTPDRPESSLGRTATDDEIRLGHGDVVIAAITSCTNTSNPGVMLAAGLLAKKAVERGLTVSPTVKTSLAPGSRVVSDYLAKTGLQPYLDALGFNVVGYGCTTCIGNSGPLDPRIEDVVTRNDLVCAAVLSGNRNFEARIHQAVKANFLMSPPLVVAFALAGRVDLDVEKEPIGLAKDGQPVFLRDLWPTVAEVDALLGTGSDPAAYRQNYADVAGQNRAWLEMPAPAGEVYAWDAQSTYIREPPYFLPFPAQPAPIAPVRGARALAVFGDSVTTDHISPAGSIKPSSPAGGWLQENGVQVPDFNSYGSRRGNHEVMVRGTFANVRIKNLLVPGVEGGVTVHQPSGRRMSIHEAALAYEQEGVPLVVFAGQEYGTGSSRDWAAKGTRLLGIRAVVARSFERIHRSNLVGMGVLPCQLPDDVTAQSLAIDGSETFDLEGAEGALAPRQRVTLAIHRKDGRTDRVPLTLRIDTPIEVEYYRHGGILPYVLRQIVGR
- a CDS encoding zinc-dependent alcohol dehydrogenase family protein, which codes for MKALVYHGPGKRAWEERPRPALKEPGDAVVRIAKTTICGTDLHILKGDVATVAEGRILGHEGVGVVEEVGPAVSAFKKGDRVLISCITADGRCEACRKGMYSHCAHGGWILGHTIDGTQAEYVRIPHADTSLYAVPPGADEEALVMLSDVLPTGFECGVLNGAVKPGDTVAIVGAGPIGLAVLLTARFYSPAEIVMVDVDPNRLEVARRLGATQVVSSADGKAAERVLALTGGRGVDVAVEAVGVPATFDLCQQVVAAGGHLANVGVHGKPVSLQLERLWAHNVTLTTRLVDTVSTPMLLKTVLSGKLAPLQLVTHRFPLGRIDEAYETFGHAARERALKVLLLAG
- a CDS encoding mannosyltransferase family protein, which produces MPSAGPALAGPRRRPAPGPAARPAPGWLLRDVLLPFAWTRAALLGVAWFALQFGQSWTYPRPAVALRGFSYTRQLWLDVWGRWDTIWYLDLAAWGYKATGPIAHAQSNIAFFPAYPLLVRAAHALLPRAWQGELGRFAVAVALSNVLAVAGLALVHAYVRARFADPALARRTVLYLLAFPAGFFLSCAYSEALFLFCCAAAFLASARHRFWLAGLAAAAASLARPAGVLLALPLAFHLLEARGWDPRRTFPQALALLLPPLALAGHAANLWRVTGEPLALFHAQAAWGRHLTSPWRTFFFPSGYDPHMGPVEQAALGLFLALGLWLLRERHFAGGAFTLLSLVPILTSGTLMSSVRFLAVLFPAFVALAEVAEGEAADRSVLTLFAMGQAALFVAWTRFYWVA
- a CDS encoding tetratricopeptide repeat protein produces the protein MSYLLGFWLLSFVTGNPLLAALLVIVIWWSADRVTFGLLPDPLRHLARFRRRAELRRALEANPHDRRARFELAELLLDQGRPRAAVEVLRPNVEAGDEDVYTAYTMGAAMARAGFFPQAEQVLGAARELEPGFRDGEIDLELGRLRLASGDLAGARAALERLLSVRPGSVEGRYWLAQVAAGEGDPAGARRLRAEAWREYAQLPRFRRRAERWFAWRCEPWRPAGVAAGIVLLLLVVGSAVCGG